One part of the Brevundimonas subvibrioides ATCC 15264 genome encodes these proteins:
- a CDS encoding PAS domain S-box protein produces MFSSTGVSSARLGRIVEEAASEVYVFSAEDFRFRLVNKGARENLGYSMQELGELTPWDLKPEITRDAFLQLLEPLQSGRIERLDFDTVHQRKDGTLYNVAVKLQLFDEQGDRVFYAAIQDTTVNRASEAALRRASGRLDAILANTTMAVFLIDERHHCAFMNRAAEELTGFAFDETIGRPLHDVIHHTRPDGSPYPMSECAIDRAFPENAREQGEEVFVRKDGTFYPVAYTASPVHDDGSRVVGTIIEVRDISADKRSEAARNLLMREVDHRARNVLAIVQSLAQLTPAPDVQSYKAALSGRINALARAQTSLASRRWEDGILVDVVRDAVLSLCPDLNVALDGPEVVLAADQVQPVSMVMHELATNANKYGACSQEGGKVTIDWVVRDGLIHLGWRETGGPAVVAPGTTGFGSKLTASLAQQLNGKVRMDWDPGGLSVALTFPLRGGGASLPDRSPATTVDAVGLAH; encoded by the coding sequence ATGTTCAGCAGTACAGGGGTCAGCAGTGCCCGCCTCGGCCGCATCGTCGAGGAGGCGGCCAGCGAAGTCTATGTCTTCTCGGCCGAAGATTTTCGCTTCCGGCTCGTGAACAAGGGCGCGCGCGAGAACCTGGGCTATTCCATGCAGGAACTGGGCGAACTGACGCCGTGGGACCTCAAGCCGGAGATCACGCGCGACGCCTTTCTTCAGCTGCTGGAACCGTTGCAGTCCGGGCGGATCGAACGTCTGGACTTCGACACGGTGCACCAGCGCAAGGACGGGACCTTGTACAACGTGGCCGTCAAGCTGCAGCTGTTCGACGAGCAGGGCGACAGGGTCTTCTACGCCGCCATTCAGGACACGACCGTCAACCGGGCATCGGAAGCCGCCTTGCGAAGGGCGTCCGGCCGGCTGGACGCCATTCTGGCCAACACCACCATGGCCGTCTTCCTGATCGACGAGCGCCACCACTGCGCCTTCATGAACAGGGCGGCCGAAGAGCTGACCGGCTTTGCGTTTGACGAGACCATCGGTCGCCCCCTGCACGACGTGATCCATCACACCCGACCGGACGGATCGCCCTACCCCATGTCGGAATGCGCGATCGACCGCGCCTTTCCCGAGAACGCCCGGGAACAGGGCGAGGAGGTCTTTGTCCGGAAGGACGGGACCTTCTACCCGGTCGCCTATACGGCGAGCCCGGTTCACGACGACGGGTCGCGGGTCGTGGGCACCATCATCGAGGTGCGCGACATCTCGGCCGACAAGCGCAGCGAGGCGGCGCGCAACCTGCTGATGCGCGAGGTCGATCACCGGGCGCGCAACGTGCTGGCCATTGTTCAGTCCCTGGCACAGCTGACGCCGGCACCGGATGTCCAGAGCTACAAGGCGGCGCTTTCCGGGCGGATCAACGCCCTGGCCCGCGCCCAGACCTCCTTGGCCAGTCGTCGCTGGGAGGACGGCATCCTTGTGGATGTGGTGCGCGACGCGGTGCTGTCGCTCTGCCCGGACCTGAATGTCGCCCTCGACGGACCCGAGGTCGTCCTTGCCGCCGATCAGGTCCAGCCGGTCAGCATGGTGATGCATGAACTGGCCACGAACGCGAACAAATACGGCGCCTGCAGCCAGGAGGGCGGCAAGGTCACGATCGACTGGGTGGTGCGCGACGGGCTGATCCATCTGGGCTGGCGAGAGACCGGAGGCCCGGCCGTGGTCGCCCCCGGCACCACGGGTTTCGGTTCAAAACTGACCGCCAGCCTTGCGCAGCAGTTGAACGGCAAGGTGCGTATGGACTGGGATCCGGGCGGACTGTCTGTCGCCCTGACCTTCCCCCTGCGCGGCGGCGGCGCGTCGCTGCCGGATCGTTCGCCTGCGACCACGGTGGATGCAGTCGGTCTCGCTCACTGA
- a CDS encoding vWA domain-containing protein, translating into MLVTMLKQGVAAVVGLSLATPIGTAGPSPQVRPAYAPGDGAVSAAACAAVGIPLRDDSRVDEIILSGTRTGAYAPPPPVTLPIQPTTKEDRVAYGAPPPPPPPPPPPPPAPAALVRPPVVVTNAAGQTTVDGVVVPGRPGTRVDTERYPDATPNPVRRVADEPVSTFSIDVDTAAYANVRRFISEGQTPPRDAVRVEEMINYFDYGYARPGRADEPFAVSTAVAASPWSANAGAGGRQIVHIGLQGYELPAGERRPLNLTFMVDVSGSMQSPDKLGLAQQTMNLIIDRLRPEDRVAVTYYASDVGTAVGPTPGSEKLKLRCAVAALNAGGSTAGAQGMVNAYEQAEAAFSPDKVNRILMFTDGDFNVGVTDDRRLEDYVADKRGTGIYLSVYGFGRGNYQDARMQTIAQAGNGVAAYVDDLDEARCLFGPAFDRGAFPIADDVKIQVEFNPARVSEYRLIGYETRLLNEEDFANDAIDAGEVGSGASVTALYEITPVGGASQIPERRYEANRAGDAGGDPTGEIGFVQVRYKLPGQPTSRLIQQPISGTTDGPGSARLPEATRWAMAVAGFGQRLRGDPWMGADFDTAAILDLAQGVRGEDPYGDRAAFVQMVRAAESLPRRRTP; encoded by the coding sequence ATGCTGGTCACCATGCTGAAACAGGGGGTGGCCGCGGTCGTGGGGTTGAGCCTCGCGACGCCGATCGGTACCGCCGGCCCGAGCCCCCAGGTCCGTCCGGCGTATGCGCCCGGCGATGGCGCGGTCAGTGCCGCGGCGTGCGCGGCCGTCGGCATTCCCCTGAGAGACGACAGCCGGGTGGACGAGATCATCCTGAGCGGGACGAGAACCGGTGCCTATGCCCCGCCACCCCCGGTCACCCTGCCCATCCAGCCGACAACGAAGGAGGATCGCGTCGCATACGGGGCACCGCCCCCGCCGCCCCCTCCGCCTCCACCTCCGCCTCCCGCGCCTGCCGCGCTCGTGCGACCGCCTGTCGTCGTCACGAATGCCGCCGGCCAGACGACCGTGGACGGCGTGGTCGTGCCGGGCCGGCCCGGCACGCGCGTCGACACCGAACGCTATCCGGACGCCACGCCCAACCCCGTCCGGCGCGTGGCGGACGAACCGGTGTCCACCTTCTCGATCGACGTCGACACCGCCGCCTATGCCAACGTCCGACGTTTCATCTCCGAAGGCCAGACACCGCCCCGTGACGCCGTCCGGGTCGAGGAGATGATCAATTACTTCGACTACGGGTACGCTCGGCCGGGTCGCGCGGACGAACCCTTCGCCGTGTCGACCGCGGTGGCGGCCTCGCCCTGGTCCGCCAACGCCGGAGCCGGAGGGCGCCAGATCGTCCACATCGGGCTGCAGGGCTATGAGCTGCCCGCCGGCGAGCGCCGGCCGCTGAACCTGACCTTCATGGTCGATGTGTCGGGCTCCATGCAGTCGCCGGACAAGCTGGGTCTGGCGCAGCAGACGATGAACCTGATCATCGACAGGCTGCGCCCCGAGGACCGGGTCGCGGTGACCTACTACGCCTCCGACGTCGGCACGGCGGTGGGACCGACGCCGGGGTCGGAGAAGCTGAAGCTGCGCTGCGCCGTGGCCGCGCTGAACGCCGGCGGATCGACCGCGGGGGCCCAGGGGATGGTCAACGCCTATGAGCAGGCCGAGGCCGCCTTCAGTCCCGACAAGGTCAACCGGATCCTGATGTTCACCGACGGCGACTTCAACGTGGGCGTCACCGACGACAGGCGGCTGGAGGACTATGTCGCCGACAAGCGCGGCACCGGCATCTATCTGTCGGTCTATGGCTTCGGGCGCGGCAACTATCAGGACGCCCGGATGCAGACGATCGCCCAGGCGGGCAATGGCGTCGCCGCCTATGTCGACGACCTGGACGAGGCGCGGTGCCTGTTCGGTCCGGCCTTCGATCGCGGGGCCTTTCCCATCGCCGACGACGTCAAGATCCAGGTCGAGTTCAACCCGGCCCGGGTCAGCGAATACCGGCTGATCGGCTATGAGACCCGACTGCTGAACGAGGAGGATTTCGCGAACGACGCCATCGACGCCGGAGAGGTCGGATCCGGGGCCAGCGTCACCGCCCTGTACGAGATCACCCCCGTCGGCGGGGCCAGCCAGATCCCCGAGCGCCGCTACGAGGCCAACCGCGCGGGCGATGCCGGGGGCGACCCGACCGGCGAGATCGGCTTCGTGCAGGTCCGCTACAAGCTGCCGGGCCAGCCGACGTCGCGCCTGATCCAGCAGCCGATCTCCGGCACCACGGACGGGCCCGGATCCGCCCGTCTTCCCGAGGCGACGCGGTGGGCCATGGCCGTCGCCGGCTTCGGCCAGAGGCTGCGCGGCGATCCGTGGATGGGCGCGGACTTCGACACCGCCGCCATCCTGGATCTGGCCCAGGGCGTGCGGGGGGAGGACCCTTATGGCGACCGCGCGGCCTTCGTGCAGATGGTGCGGGCCGCCGAAAGCCTTCCGCGGCGGCGCACGCCCTGA
- a CDS encoding DUF1294 domain-containing protein: MGLGRIDLFLIVLALANANAFLRFWIDKRAAVAGVRRTPERVLLWAAMFGGFGAWLGQHLLRHKTHKAPFRTRLGMVIRLHLVVVAAIVWVLLRSP, from the coding sequence ATGGGGCTGGGCCGGATCGATCTGTTCCTGATCGTTCTGGCCCTGGCCAATGCCAACGCCTTCCTGCGGTTCTGGATCGACAAGCGGGCGGCCGTGGCCGGGGTCCGGCGCACGCCGGAACGGGTGCTGTTGTGGGCGGCGATGTTCGGCGGGTTCGGAGCCTGGCTGGGCCAGCACCTTCTGCGCCACAAGACCCACAAGGCGCCGTTCCGCACCCGTCTGGGCATGGTGATCAGGCTGCATCTGGTGGTGGTCGCGGCGATCGTGTGGGTGTTGCTCCGCAGCCCATGA
- the carB gene encoding carbamoyl-phosphate synthase large subunit: MPKRTDIQSILIIGAGPIVIGQACEFDYSGVQACKALKAEGYRVILVNSNPATIMTDPDMADATYIEPITPEFVERIIAKERPDALLPTMGGQTALNTALALDASGALAKYGVEMIGAKADVIDKAEDRQKFRDAMDKLGLESPKSKAAHTLDEALDGLEFVGLPAIIRPSFTLAGTGGGIAYNREEFEEIVLRGLDLSPTTEVLIEESVLGWKEYEMEVVRDKADNCIIICSIENIDPMGVHTGDSITVAPALTLTDKEYQRMRTGSINVLREIGVETGGSNVQWAINPADGRMVVIEMNPRVSRSSALASKATGFPIAKVAARLAVGYTLDELTNDITMVTPASFEPSIDYVVTKIPRFAFEKYPGAEATLSTSMKSVGEVMAIGRTFQESMQKALRGLETGLSGFDEIEIEGTVDVEDDASARAAVVRALGQPTPDRIRVIAQAFRHGLSVEEVNAACSYEPWFLRQIADIVRTEGHVRVQGLPADPTEFRKLKAKGFSDARLAQLTGSTEREVRHARRALSVRPVFKRIDTCAAEFKSATAYMYSTYETGALGQVPQCESEPTDAKKAIILGGGPNRIGQGIEFDYCCCHAAFAFADIGVESIMVNCNPETVSTDYDTSDRLYFEPLTAEDVLELIEVERSNGNLIGVVVQFGGQTPLKLAHALHEDGIPILGTSLDSIDLAEDRERFQVMLNDIGLMQPPNGLARSAQEAADKAEEVGYPVVLRPSYVLGGRGMMIVHDREQLDRYVGEAMRVSGSDPVLIDHYLNRATEVDVDALCDDETVFVAGVLEHIEEAGVHSGDSACSMPPFSLSAEIVTELKRQTEAMARALKVRGLMNVQFAIEEPHSDNPRIFVLEVNPRASRTAPFVAKTIGQPVAAIAAKVMAGVPLASFGLKDVPYDHIAVKEAVFPFARFAGVDTILGPEMRSTGEVMGLDFKRPGETDMAPAFARAFAKSQIGGGTTLPVSGCAFVSVKDADKPYVAEAVALLLKQGFEVIATGGTHAYLVEQGLTVGYVKKVLEGRPNIVDAMKNGDVQLVINTTEGKQSLQDSFSLRRTALMMKIPYYTTSAGALAAAQAIGAIQADALDVRPIQDFAH; the protein is encoded by the coding sequence ATGCCCAAACGTACGGACATTCAGTCGATCCTGATCATCGGGGCGGGGCCGATCGTGATCGGTCAGGCGTGCGAGTTCGACTATTCGGGCGTGCAGGCGTGCAAGGCGCTGAAGGCGGAGGGGTACCGGGTCATCCTGGTGAACTCGAACCCGGCGACGATCATGACCGATCCGGACATGGCGGACGCGACCTATATCGAGCCGATCACGCCCGAGTTCGTCGAGCGGATCATCGCCAAGGAGCGCCCCGACGCCTTGCTGCCTACGATGGGCGGCCAGACCGCGCTGAACACGGCCCTGGCGCTGGACGCGTCGGGCGCACTGGCCAAGTACGGCGTCGAGATGATCGGGGCCAAGGCGGACGTCATCGACAAGGCCGAGGACCGGCAGAAATTCCGCGACGCCATGGACAAGCTGGGCCTCGAGTCCCCGAAGTCCAAGGCGGCGCACACGCTGGACGAGGCTCTTGACGGGCTGGAGTTCGTCGGCCTGCCCGCCATCATCCGCCCCTCCTTCACCCTGGCCGGCACCGGCGGCGGCATCGCCTACAACCGCGAGGAGTTCGAGGAGATCGTCCTGCGCGGCCTCGACCTGTCGCCGACCACCGAGGTGCTGATCGAGGAGAGCGTGCTGGGCTGGAAGGAGTATGAGATGGAGGTGGTCCGCGACAAGGCGGACAACTGCATCATCATCTGCTCCATCGAGAACATCGACCCGATGGGCGTCCATACGGGCGACAGCATCACCGTCGCCCCGGCCCTGACCCTGACGGACAAGGAGTACCAGCGCATGCGCACGGGCTCCATCAACGTCCTGCGCGAGATCGGCGTCGAGACCGGCGGATCGAACGTCCAGTGGGCCATCAACCCCGCCGACGGCCGGATGGTCGTGATCGAGATGAACCCGCGCGTATCGCGCTCGTCCGCGCTGGCCTCCAAGGCCACCGGCTTCCCGATCGCCAAGGTCGCGGCCCGTCTGGCGGTCGGCTACACGCTGGATGAGCTGACCAACGACATCACCATGGTGACGCCGGCCTCGTTCGAGCCGTCGATCGACTATGTCGTGACCAAGATCCCCCGCTTCGCCTTCGAGAAATACCCCGGCGCCGAGGCCACCCTGTCGACCTCGATGAAGTCGGTCGGCGAGGTCATGGCTATCGGGCGGACCTTCCAGGAATCGATGCAGAAGGCCCTGCGCGGGCTGGAGACCGGCCTGTCCGGCTTCGACGAGATCGAGATCGAGGGCACGGTCGACGTCGAGGACGACGCCTCGGCCCGCGCCGCCGTCGTGCGCGCGCTCGGACAGCCCACGCCCGACCGCATCCGTGTCATCGCCCAGGCCTTCCGCCACGGCCTGTCGGTCGAGGAGGTCAATGCGGCCTGTTCCTATGAGCCCTGGTTCCTGCGCCAGATCGCCGACATCGTCCGCACCGAGGGTCATGTCCGCGTCCAGGGCCTGCCCGCCGACCCGACCGAGTTCCGCAAGCTGAAGGCCAAGGGCTTCTCCGACGCCCGGCTGGCCCAGCTGACCGGGTCCACGGAACGCGAGGTCCGCCACGCCCGTCGCGCCCTGTCGGTCCGTCCGGTCTTCAAGCGGATCGACACCTGCGCGGCCGAGTTCAAATCCGCCACTGCCTATATGTATTCGACCTATGAGACCGGGGCGCTGGGCCAGGTCCCGCAGTGCGAATCCGAACCGACCGACGCGAAGAAGGCCATCATCCTGGGCGGCGGTCCGAACCGGATCGGACAGGGCATCGAGTTCGATTACTGCTGCTGCCACGCGGCGTTCGCCTTCGCCGACATCGGCGTCGAGTCGATCATGGTCAACTGCAACCCCGAGACGGTCTCGACCGACTACGACACCTCCGACCGGCTGTATTTCGAGCCCCTGACGGCCGAGGACGTGCTGGAGTTGATCGAGGTCGAGCGGTCGAACGGCAACCTGATCGGCGTCGTCGTCCAGTTCGGCGGCCAGACCCCGCTGAAGCTGGCCCATGCCCTGCACGAGGACGGCATCCCGATCCTGGGCACCTCGCTCGACTCCATCGACCTGGCCGAGGACCGCGAGCGGTTCCAGGTCATGCTGAATGACATCGGCCTGATGCAGCCGCCGAACGGCCTGGCCCGCTCGGCCCAGGAAGCCGCCGACAAGGCGGAGGAGGTCGGCTATCCCGTCGTCCTGCGCCCCTCCTATGTGCTGGGCGGGCGGGGGATGATGATCGTCCACGACCGCGAGCAGCTGGACCGCTACGTCGGCGAGGCCATGCGGGTGTCGGGCTCCGATCCCGTCCTGATCGACCACTATCTGAACCGCGCCACCGAGGTGGACGTCGACGCCCTGTGCGACGACGAGACGGTGTTCGTGGCGGGCGTGCTGGAACACATCGAGGAGGCCGGGGTGCATTCGGGCGACAGCGCCTGTTCCATGCCGCCCTTCTCCCTGTCGGCCGAGATCGTGACCGAGCTGAAGCGCCAGACCGAGGCCATGGCCCGGGCCCTGAAGGTGCGCGGCCTGATGAACGTGCAGTTCGCCATCGAGGAGCCGCACAGCGACAACCCGCGCATCTTCGTGCTGGAGGTCAATCCGCGCGCGTCCCGTACCGCCCCCTTCGTGGCCAAGACCATCGGCCAGCCGGTCGCCGCCATCGCGGCCAAGGTCATGGCGGGCGTTCCCCTCGCCTCCTTCGGCCTGAAGGACGTCCCCTACGACCACATCGCGGTCAAGGAGGCGGTCTTCCCGTTCGCCCGCTTCGCCGGGGTCGACACCATCCTGGGCCCCGAGATGCGCTCGACCGGCGAGGTCATGGGCCTGGACTTCAAGCGTCCGGGCGAAACCGACATGGCACCGGCCTTCGCCCGCGCCTTCGCCAAGTCCCAGATCGGCGGCGGGACCACCCTGCCCGTCTCGGGTTGCGCCTTCGTGTCGGTCAAGGATGCCGACAAGCCGTATGTGGCCGAGGCCGTTGCCCTGCTGCTGAAACAGGGGTTCGAGGTCATCGCCACCGGCGGCACCCACGCCTATCTGGTCGAACAGGGCCTGACCGTCGGCTACGTCAAGAAGGTGCTGGAAGGCCGCCCCAACATCGTCGACGCGATGAAGAACGGCGACGTCCAGCTGGTCATCAACACCACCGAGGGCAAGCAGTCGCTGCAGGACAGCTTCTCCTTACGCCGCACCGCCCTGATGATGAAGATCCCCTACTATACGACGTCAGCGGGGGCCCTGGCCGCGGCCCAGGCCATCGGGGCGATCCAGGCGGACGCGCTGGACGTCCGGCCGATCCAGGACTTCGCGCACTGA
- a CDS encoding ribonuclease E inhibitor RraB — protein MVRASLAAHGDSGITPRHTLFYFYGEGDHDDLNEVARRAGFLTKGQDDATILETTMAVDEDSFAPVSAMMQSWAAAFQLDYDGWECAVVTN, from the coding sequence ATGGTGCGGGCGTCGCTGGCGGCCCATGGCGACAGCGGCATCACGCCCCGCCACACCCTGTTCTATTTCTACGGTGAGGGCGACCACGACGACCTGAACGAGGTCGCCCGCCGCGCCGGCTTCCTGACCAAGGGCCAGGACGACGCCACCATTCTCGAGACGACCATGGCCGTGGACGAAGACAGCTTCGCCCCGGTCAGCGCGATGATGCAATCCTGGGCCGCGGCCTTCCAGCTCGATTACGACGGCTGGGAGTGCGCGGTCGTGACGAACTAG